In Neospora caninum Liverpool complete genome, chromosome Ib, one DNA window encodes the following:
- a CDS encoding radical SAM enzyme, Cfr family, related codes for MRYGAVAYALFPEAKKKPRDACVETSEAQPREEKGTAAEEEDEKEEDEEKEEDEEKEEDEEKEEDEERGESVKLGKTSDVARPFKSNRRATVCLSAQVGCQMGCTFCATGTMGKKRNLAEWEILEQLYHASRVEKIRNIVFMGMGEPLDNYNNVVASVRFMTQPNKFAIGGHHVCISTVGLPHRIRQLASDLPTCRLALSLHAPDQPTRLKLMPRAAAGWKLDRVLDATDEFVKQQKRVNSTAMKNIGLLVEYIMIQDVNDTIDQAHALGRILQPRADAVIVNLIPYNPTEVPYDYKPSTPERVDEFLRILRQDYSIKVLVRQTLGQDIDSACGQLVVRAGKDKSGEKVPERVARASHGAARTRDARDATPVESSAGSQWPFSSRDRESACASKAPSGAAQISTRQKCSRSRSDERETDSDDASDDGRDKHSAVPLSSWWQDVKALPALMQSCKGMCADSLWTLATDAEREDEEEAVAATHGKRTLLAASVALLAGVVAAGVANWFLRRARV; via the exons ATGCGCTACGGAGCAGTTGCGTACGCGCTCTTCCctgaagcgaagaagaagccccGCGACGCGTGCGTGGAGACGTCCGAGGCACAGccaagggaagagaaggggactgcagcagaagaagaggacgagaaagaagaggacgaggagaaagaggaggacgaggagaaagaggaggacgaggagaaagaagaggacgaggagcgagggGAGAGTGTGAAGCTTGGAAAGACGAGCGATGTGGCGAGGCCGTTCAAGAGCAATAGAAGAGCGACAGTTTGCCTCTCGGCCCAG gtAGGGTGTCAGATGGGCTGCACCTTCTGCGCGACGGGGACGatggggaagaagcggaaccTCGCGGAGTGGGAGATTCTCGAGCAACTCTACCACGCCTCCAG AGTCGAAAAGATTCGGAACATCGTCTTCATGGGCATGGGCGAGCCTTTGGACAACTACAACAACGTTGTCGCTTCTGTCAG ATTCATGACCCAGCCGAACAAATTCGCCATCGGAGGACACCACGTGTGTATCAGCACAGTGGGTTTGCCACACCGAATTCGGCAGCTCGCCTCGGACCTCCCGacctgccgcctcgccctctccctgcatgcgcccgaCCAACCTACGCGTCTCAAGCTCATGCCTCGAGCGGCTGCT GGGTGGAAACTCGACAGAGTGCTCGACGCGACCGACGAGTTTGTGAAGCAGCAAAAGCGCGTTAACAGCACGGCGATGAAGAACATT ggacTGCTGGTCGAGTACATCATGATTCAAGATGTCAACGACACCATTGAtcaagcgcatgcactcggCCGCATTCTCCAACCGCGTGCGGACGCAGTTATCGTCAATTTAATTCCTTACAACCCCACAGAAGTTCCCTATGATTACAA GCCTTCTACCCCGGAGAGAGTTGACGAATTTCTGAGGATCCTTCGCCAAGATTACTCTATTAAGGTTCTCGTGAGGCAAACCCTCGGCCAA GACATCGACAGCGCATGCGGTCAGCTGGTTGTGCGGGCGGGCAAGGACaagagcggagaaaaggTGCCCGAGAGGGTAGCGCGTGCCTCACATGGTGCAGCACGTACTCGAGACGCAAGGGATGCGACTCCGGTGGAAAGTTCAGCAGGTTCTCAGTGGCCTTTCAGTTCGCGAGACCGGGAATCGGCGTGCGCCTCCAAAGCTCCTTCCGGCGCAGCGCAAATCAGCACGAGACAGAAATGCTCACGATCCAGAAgtgacgaaagagagacagactcaGACGATGCGTCAGACGACGGGAGGGACAAGCACTCAGCAGTGCCTCTCAGTTCTTGGTGGCAAGATGTGAAAGCTCTTCCGGCGTTGATGCAAAGTTGCAAGGGTATGTGTGCTGACAGCTTGTGGACGTTGGCGACGgatgcagaaagagaagacgaggaagaggcggttGCCGCTACGCACGGGAAACGGACACTCCTAGCGGCGTCCGTCGCGCTGCTTGCCGGGGTTGTTGCCGCCGGTGTAGCGAACTGGTTTTTGAGGCGTGCTCGAGTGTAA
- a CDS encoding formate/nitrite transporter family protein,related, whose product MVVTASPDTYLHVIDYGLKKVRLRFDRLLLQAFMAGVYVGMAGNACISLAGGFSTDPQDPKAITPGVQKFIYASIFPVAFIAIIMTGAELFTGNTMTMLICWFERRITIWQLLQNWAGSFLGNWAGTLFSAYFLTYLCCHFDHDPYFSYMDQTAAAKVSHGWGSCFLRGIGCNTWVCLAVWFVVACDDAAGKILALWFPIVAFVLSSYEHIIANLYTLQLCAMLGVSTSLGDMIAFNLLPTFLGNLVGGCGLIGMVYFYNFYPIVGHVDDAIEGSICESSVKEDSVSLVGVPRGASVNSLAVSAIPSVFSAPRGQRESFAGENSTLVMGDLKRQRSVASTRRAVTGASTESKKDLQLTVRPDDAEMQSTMEDMFGLEAPRNATGAAAGNGTGVPGVGAASKSPDPSATGATVAAASPTATS is encoded by the coding sequence ATGGTGGTCACGGCGTCTCCCGACACGTATCTGCACGTCATCGACTATGGATTGAAGAAAGTCCGTTTGCGGTTCGACCGCCTCCTCCTGCAGGCCTTCATGGCAGGTGTGTACGTCGGCATGGCAGGCAATGCGTGCATTTCCTTGGCGGGCGGCTTTTCCACGGACCCTCAGGACCCGAAGGCGATAACCCCGGGCGTGCAGAAGTTTATCTACGCATCCATTTTCCCCGTGGCTTTCATTGCGATTATCATGACTGGGGCTGAACTGTTCACTGGCAACACCATGACGATGTTGATTTGCTGGTTCGAGAGACGCATCACAATCTGGCAACTCCTGCAAAACTGGGCAGGAAGTTTCCTCGGCAACTGGGCGGgcactctcttctcggcgtACTTTTTAACGTATCTCTGCTGTCACTTTGACCATGACCCGTACTTTAGCTACATGGACCAAACGGCTGCCGCCAAAGTGAGCCACGGCTGGGGAAGTTGTTTCCTTCGCGGCATCGGCTGCAACACTTGGGTCTGCCTCGCGGTGTGGTTTGTCGTCGCGTGCGACGACGCTGCCGGGAAGATTCTGGCTCTTTGGTTCCCCATCGTCGCCTTTGTGCTTTCCTCGTACGAGCATATAATCGCGAACCTTTACACGCTGCAGCTGTGCGCTATGTTGGGAGTCAGCACGTCTCTCGGAGACATGATCGCCTTCAACCTCCTTCCCACTTTCCTCGGAAACCTCGTCGGCGGATGTGGACTGATTGGAATGGTCTACTTTTACAACTTCTACCCGATCGTTGGCCACGTGGACGATGCCATAGAGGGCAGCATCTGCGAAAGCAGCGTCAAAGAGGACAGCGTCTCCTTGGTGGGCGTGCCGCGCGGAGCCTCGGTAAACAGCCTGGCCGTCTCGGCTATCCCGTCTGTGTTCTCAGCTCCGCGCGGGCAGCGAGAAAGTTTCGCTGGAGAGAACAGCACGCTCGTGATGGGCGACCTCAAGCGCCAGCGCAGCGTCGCCTCCACGCGGAGAGCCGTGACAGGCGCCTCTACCGAGTCGAAAAAGGACTTGCAGCTAACGGTTCGCCCCGACGACGCTGAAATGCAGAGCACTATGGAAGACATGTTTGGCCTGGAGGCCCCGAGGAACGCGaccggcgccgcagccggcAACGGCACTGGAGTCCCAGGGGTCGGCGCTGCATCCAAATCACCAGACCCGTCAGCCACTGGAGCGACAGtcgccgcagcctcgcccACGGCGACAAGCTGA
- a CDS encoding putative myosin heavy chain, with protein sequence MGQLEKLWRRGNSSSTCCSLFDPSCSSSSLPPCSSSSFSSSSFSSSSSSSSCSSSSSSSSSLHQHSLHTQSVSSLCVPRTPTPPASSRTPPFKSSRDYRGRPPIASKSAVPSVCASHAQTTLSSDGVKDKSGVSSRNSHEKTSRRVASAPGGKGEAQESSLGVRTPPKREDDARQYSARHLKEKREEERLRGDGDELLLNRKFIGDQGCKGVTASLMKKTNFVRIDLSANNITSQGLAALLPGFAVQHVLKHLDLNWNSLASPGSIADSSGAGSTSSSRCMYTLQSFCDWVSTHGRLHTLTLAHCRLGNEGAACMTDVMTRNTSLLTVDLSHNGMGAAACALLVQAIEASNQTVLHVDLGGNGASYSSVDALERACARNRVNRHVVCLQRTGAELHAQREEQLKLQQLQKYVLQLEKEVTIRQEEFGKIVEGMHADAAEASRRLAEAREEIRELKENLRSANFALVAEKKKALDTSNLKKEIQALQLVVSSREKEGAELRSQVNQLETETHLQAEELQRLRAKNQEVADASLLTQQSLDDANVANKQLEAFLHQRESRIEGLAQEVQQLRRELAAAESATDQQSKSLLAQCQATQDENRKLEEKIYKLERERQQLEQQKTHLAWSLEKEERERDKRRLQEEEKRKEERQMLQEQAEEWKNKLELQMKKQETQEQAWQEERKTLLQQLRDCQQAACAAEAEASALKFRQLQREVEAHALESELRQLKEVIAAKEEQHSRQQHEREAFLLSQRRKEEEWRAAVATSEAAAADARMHAEAATQEAKHLEEAIRQRELLTGTLQDQLQQSKGELAKTREERQKLERERAALARELKETREKGKKLEESFQTKCKEAFEALRLSLSAATSDFSSKGAEE encoded by the exons ATGGGCCAGCTGGAGAAGCTCTGGCGCCGAGGCAACTCGAGCTCCACctgctgctctctcttcgacccttcgtgttcctcttcttctctcccgccttgctcttcctcttccttttcttcctcctccttttcttcctcttcgtcctcgtcttcgtgctcctcgtcttcgtcctcgtcttcttcgctgcacCAGCACTCGCTTCACACGCagtctgtttcgtctctctgtgttcctcgaacgccgacgccgcctgcctcctctcgaaCGCCGCCCTTCAAATCTTCCAGGGACTATCGCGGGCGTCCTCCGATCGCGTCCAAGTCTGCGGTTCCTTCTGTCTGTGCCTCGCACGCACAGACGACACTTTCTTCAGACGGTGTGAAAGACAAGTCGGGCGTGTCTTCGAGAAACAGCCACGAGAAAACGTCGCGCAGAGTCGCGAGTGCTCCAGGAGGGAAGGGCGAGGCCCAGGAGTCTTCGTTGGGTGTACGCACACcgccaaagagagaagacgacgcgcggCAGTACAGTGCGCGGCATctgaaggagaagcgagaggaagaacgactTCGGGGAGATGGCGACGAACTCCTTCTCAATCGCAAATTCATCGGCGATCAAGGGTGCAAAGGCGTCACAGCTTCGCTCATGAAAAAGACGAACTTTGTCCGAATTGACCTCTCT GCAAACAACATAACCTCGCAAGGCCTGGCTGCTCTCTTGCCAGGCTTCGCTGTCCAGCACGTCCTGAAACATCTGGACCTAAACTGGAAcagtctcgcctctccag GCAGCATCGCCGATTCGTCAGGAGCCGGATCGACCTCGTCGtccaggtgtatgtacaccctACAGAGTTTCTGTGACTGGGTGTCGACTCACGGGCGCCTGCACACGCTGACCCTCGCTCACTGTCGCCTCGGAAATGAAGGCGCTGCGTGCATGACAGACGTTATGACCCGGAACAc GAGCCTCCTGACCGTCGATTTAAGCCACAACGGCATGGGAGCGGCCGCATGCGCGCTGCTTGTGCAGGCGATTGAGGCTTCAAATCAAACTGTGCTGCACGTCGACCTCGGAG GGAACGGCGCCTCGTATTCTTCCGTCGACGCTCTGGAGAGAGCCTGTGCGCGCAACCGCGTAAATCGCCACGTCGTTTGCCTGCAACGCACCGGGGcggaactgcatgcgcagcgagaagagcagcTGAAGCTTCAGCAGTTGCAGAAATACGTGCTTCAActcgagaaggaagtgaCCATTCGACAGGAG GAGTTCGGCAAAATAGTCGaaggcatgcatgcagacgcagcTGAGGCGTCGCGGCGACTGGCCGAGGCGCGGGAAGAAATCCGCGAGTTGAAGGAAAACCTCAGAAGTGCAAACTTCGCGCTTGTGGCAG agaagaagaaagcgctCGACACCTCGAATCTGAAGAAAGAAATCCAAGCCCTCCAG TTagtcgtctcctctcgagaaaaggaaggagcggaACTGCGGTCGCAAGTGAACCAGCTGGAGACCGAGACGCACCTGCAGGCCGAAGAGCTGCAGAGACTGCGCGCGAAGAACCAGGAAGTCGCCGACGCCTCGCTCCTGACACAACAGAGTTTGGATGACGCGAATGTGGCAAACAAA CAACTCGAAGCCTTTCTGCACCAGCGCGAGAGCCGCATCGAGGGTTTGGCCCAAGAAgtccagcagctgcggcgggaGCTCGCCGCGGCTGAGAGCGCGACAGACCAGCAAAGCAAAAGTCTCCTCGCGCAGTGCCAAGCGACGCAGGACGAGAACCGGAAGTTGGAAGAAAAAATCTACAAACTCGAGAGGGAGCGGCAACAACTCGAAcagcagaagacgcacctGGCCTGGTCcctggagaaagaagaacgcgagagagataAACGGAGGctgcaagaagaggaaaagcgaaaggaagagagacaaatgcTCCAAGAACAAGCTGAAGAATGGAAAAACAA ACTGGAATTGCAGatgaagaagcaggaaacaCAGGAACAAGCGtggcaagaagaaaggaagactcTGTTGCAGCAACTGCGGGATTGTCAGCAGGCGGCCTGCGCAGCGGAGGCTGAGGCATCTGCTCTCAAATTTCGCcagctccagagagaagttgaggcgcatgcgctggAGTCGGAACTTCGCCAATTGAAAGAAGTGATCGCTGCCAAAGAG GAGCAGCACAGTCGGCAACAGCATGAAAGGGAGgcttttctgctgtctcagcgacgcaaagaagaagagtggCGAGCGGCGGTGGCGAccagcgaggcagccgcggcagacgcgcgcatgcacgcggaGGCGGCAACTCAGGAAGCGAAGCACCTCGAAGAGGCCATTCGCCAGCGCGAACTTCTGACTGGAACTCTCCAGGACCAGCTGCAACAGAGCAAAGGCGAGCTCGCG aaaacgcgagaagagcgacagaaactTGAGCGGGAGCGCGCGGCGCTGGCCCGCGAGCtcaaggagacgcgagagaaggggaagaaactTGAGGAAAGTTTCCAGACAAAGTGCAAGGAAGCCTTTGAGGCTCTCCGCCTTTCGCTGAGCGCCGCAACCTCCGATTTCTCATCAAAAGGGGCTGAAGAGTAA
- a CDS encoding putative nucleolar phosphoprotein p130, whose product MEENRGPLLLSLVSFLDSLGLRKAAKVLRKDGTAQGLLTGEEELFPGSTLPQVVARGLREKKKRHREAEEEVEAVADPQPCAEELGGKKQKKAKLAEEDGAVAGAPEEPSSGAREKKQKEKKSEGKKKRERQQAESAVGAAEGEAGEEDLAAENGDAEERSRNGERGHKNKQSSVLQRFKRVDESKWVAKIAKEDLKDNSFWNKKADSFAVKAAQDLGKVRGRDFRHEKTKKKRASWKGCGEIPMTVNSIQFDSSDDE is encoded by the exons atggaggaaaacagagggcCGTTGctgctctccctcgtctctttcctggaCTCTCTCGGCCTGCGCAAGGCTGCGAAAGTCCTGCGCAAAGACGGCACTGCTCAg GGCTTGCTaactggcgaagaagaacttTTTCCCGGATCGACGTTGCCGCAGGTTGTCGCGCGCGgtctccgagagaagaagaagagacaccgcgaggccgaagaggagGTTGAGGCAGTCGCAGATCCACAGCCGTGTGCCGAAGAGCttggagggaagaagcagaaaaaggcaaaactcgcggaagaagacggggcTGTCGCCGGTGCGCCGGAAGAACCTtcgagcggcgcgcgcgaaaaaaaacagaaagaaa agaaatccgaaggaaagaagaagagagaaaggcagcaaGCAGAGAGTGCGGTCGGCGctgcggagggcgaggcaggagaggaggactTGGCcgcagagaacggagacgccgaggagcgGTCcaggaacggcgagagaggccacaAGAACAAGCAGTCGT CCGTGCTGCAAAGATTCAAGCGCGTGGACGAGAGCAAGTGGGTAGCGAAGATCGCCAAGGAAGATTTGAAAGACAATTCCTTCTGGAACAAAAAGGCCGACTCGTTCGCAGTCAAGGCCGCGCAGGATTTGGGGAAAGTACGCGGCAGAGATTTCCGGCACGAGAAGAccaagaagaagcgcgccAGCTGGAAGGGCTGTGGAGAGATCCCGATGACGGTGAATTCGATTCAGTTCGATTCCAGCGACGACGAGTAA